A part of Myxococcales bacterium genomic DNA contains:
- a CDS encoding peptide ABC transporter substrate-binding protein, whose product MRKKFLITLFWLSTLVFWSSCDACQNKSSGSSQPAAKKSEEQKNSVTIGIAQEPDTLFSPFKEMLASEEVSGVGNYSLTNFDENWHLVPWAAKEIPTKENGLLELFKENGVKKMRTTWHIREEFAWPDGVPLTADDFVFAHKIYTNPNQEILDRTVVEKIEKMESADKDKRTLIVTWKEPYAYYHNYRQHDALPKHIVEPLYNQAPEQLKKARFGQTPALAGAFSIKEWAAGSYIIAEQNPHIRGKFKPKLKEIIWRIIPQTNTLESNLISGTIDAISPTGLSLEQALLFEKRHKNEFDFYYTEGLLWEHIDFNLDNEILKDLKVRMALAYGADREGIARSLFGDRQPVAHGTEPPKSPYFNEEITKYNFDPAKAKRLLDEAGWKLEKGQSIRTKDKKALKLTLQTTSGNKTRERVEQLLQSQWRAIGIDIEIKNEPAKVFFGQTMRKRKFSGMAMYAWIKDPVKLSDTLWRCDYIPSAKNNFQGQNFSGWCNKRANDLIAQASLELDEKARVKLGKELESLIAQDLPALPMFFGVEVSVTKKGLKNWKPTGTLQPVTWNAFMWTWN is encoded by the coding sequence ATGCGAAAAAAATTCTTAATCACACTCTTTTGGTTGTCTACATTAGTTTTTTGGTCATCCTGCGATGCATGTCAGAATAAAAGCTCAGGATCAAGTCAGCCTGCTGCCAAAAAATCTGAAGAGCAAAAAAATTCAGTTACCATTGGAATAGCACAAGAGCCAGACACACTTTTTTCTCCGTTCAAAGAAATGTTGGCTTCTGAGGAGGTGTCAGGGGTTGGTAATTATTCTTTGACTAATTTTGATGAAAATTGGCACTTAGTTCCTTGGGCGGCAAAAGAAATACCTACTAAAGAGAATGGATTGTTAGAGTTGTTTAAGGAAAATGGTGTTAAGAAAATGCGCACTACTTGGCATATTCGAGAAGAATTTGCTTGGCCCGATGGAGTGCCTTTAACTGCTGATGATTTTGTTTTTGCTCACAAAATCTATACCAATCCTAACCAGGAAATCCTTGATAGAACAGTTGTCGAAAAAATAGAGAAAATGGAAAGTGCTGATAAGGATAAACGAACTTTAATTGTGACATGGAAAGAGCCTTATGCTTATTACCATAACTACCGGCAACATGACGCCTTGCCAAAACATATTGTAGAGCCGCTTTATAACCAGGCTCCTGAACAGCTTAAGAAAGCACGTTTTGGGCAAACTCCTGCTCTTGCAGGAGCTTTTAGTATCAAGGAATGGGCTGCAGGGTCATATATTATTGCGGAGCAAAATCCTCACATAAGAGGTAAGTTCAAGCCAAAACTCAAAGAGATTATCTGGCGTATTATTCCGCAAACCAATACGCTCGAATCGAATTTGATTTCGGGAACAATAGATGCCATCTCACCGACAGGATTATCTTTGGAGCAGGCTTTGTTGTTTGAAAAGCGCCATAAAAATGAATTTGATTTTTATTACACTGAAGGGTTGTTGTGGGAGCATATAGATTTCAATCTTGATAATGAAATTCTCAAGGACTTAAAAGTGCGAATGGCTTTGGCATACGGCGCTGATCGTGAAGGGATTGCCCGCTCGCTCTTTGGCGATCGTCAACCTGTGGCTCACGGAACAGAACCACCAAAATCGCCATATTTTAATGAGGAGATTACAAAGTATAATTTCGATCCAGCGAAAGCAAAGCGGTTGCTTGATGAGGCCGGGTGGAAGCTTGAGAAAGGTCAAAGCATTCGCACAAAAGATAAAAAAGCGCTTAAGCTTACTTTGCAGACAACCTCAGGGAACAAAACCAGGGAGCGAGTGGAACAGCTCCTCCAATCCCAGTGGCGTGCAATCGGCATTGATATTGAAATAAAAAATGAACCGGCCAAAGTTTTTTTTGGTCAAACTATGCGCAAACGAAAGTTTAGTGGCATGGCTATGTATGCCTGGATTAAAGATCCTGTGAAATTATCTGATACCCTATGGCGTTGTGACTATATCCCCAGTGCCAAGAATAATTTTCAAGGGCAAAATTTTTCGGGTTGGTGCAACAAAAGAGCAAACGATCTGATAGCACAAGCATCACTGGAACTCGATGAAAAAGCACGAGTAAAGTTAGGTAAAGAACTCGAGAGCTTGATCGCACAAGATTTGCCGGCGTTGCCTATGTTCTTTGGAGTTGAAGTAAGTGTGACGAAAAAGGGACTTAAGAATTGGAAACCCACGGGAACATTGCAGCCTGTTACATGGAATGCCTTTATGTGGACGTGGAATTAA
- a CDS encoding ABC transporter permease subunit: MWYLFQRGLQMIVILFALSAALFGLLTAMPGNPVDLLITSNPNIKPQDVARLKKLRGLDKPWYIQYVRWLWGYPDPARPPVILPIAAINVPPQTSKLRIELGSYISDPNFEPDEQQLKKWLLQIWPDWEKSNLSADINEYLSKKNVSDLLLVVASHNLSLQNQLMALIEEAGAKKLKLTGLFGAQAEGLSLSFDPQLKDEVWFKIENSYGQEKIGHFLLRHGSKELNNRNYIKPITTQLVENDERVFELDLKKFLINPEQRDLSFKLIDSSLGELDSQGHYRNFFEKAGQSVIAVQVSDQNGANQKFAFDIEHGVIANQHKFNRGFLFFFVGDQKALGFSQAYKRPVYELLFGTPAICGDNNISPSESCDDGNRIDGDGCSSKCLRENDSLIQRADTRMSGYIMSTGRIGNTIQLMLPALLLSLLIAIPLGVLSAYRQYSRLDYVVNFLAFVGISLPVFWFGIMMIYLFAENWQLFPAGGVQTPGIYGLNTFEIIGDRLKYAVLPTMVLSIFYVGRWLRYMRASMLEVLPKDYIRTARAKGLSEAKVILKHAFRNALIPVVTVLALSLPSLFGGAVLTETVFSWPGVGRMQYDAVLNSDYYVAIVVFLISAVLVMVGNLLADALYVLVDPRIRKQ, from the coding sequence ATGTGGTATTTATTTCAACGTGGGCTGCAGATGATAGTAATCTTATTTGCTCTCAGTGCTGCGCTCTTTGGATTATTGACAGCGATGCCTGGTAATCCAGTTGATCTTTTGATTACCAGTAATCCCAATATAAAACCACAGGATGTAGCACGACTTAAAAAATTGCGCGGGCTCGATAAGCCTTGGTACATACAGTATGTCCGCTGGCTATGGGGCTATCCAGATCCTGCCCGTCCGCCTGTTATTTTACCCATAGCAGCCATCAATGTGCCGCCGCAAACATCCAAGCTTAGGATAGAACTCGGCTCTTATATTTCTGATCCGAATTTTGAACCCGATGAGCAGCAGCTTAAAAAATGGCTTTTACAAATTTGGCCTGATTGGGAAAAATCCAATCTTAGCGCAGATATCAATGAGTACTTAAGTAAAAAAAATGTTTCAGACCTTCTTTTAGTTGTGGCAAGTCATAATCTTTCTTTGCAAAACCAATTGATGGCGCTGATTGAAGAAGCAGGTGCTAAAAAATTAAAGCTAACTGGGTTATTTGGTGCTCAAGCTGAGGGGCTTTCGTTGAGTTTTGATCCTCAGTTGAAAGATGAGGTTTGGTTCAAAATTGAAAATAGTTATGGCCAGGAAAAGATAGGACATTTTTTACTTCGCCATGGATCAAAGGAACTAAATAACAGAAATTATATTAAGCCCATCACTACACAATTGGTCGAGAATGATGAACGAGTTTTTGAACTTGATTTGAAAAAGTTCCTCATCAACCCTGAACAAAGAGATCTCAGTTTTAAATTGATTGATTCAAGCTTAGGGGAACTTGACTCTCAAGGACATTATCGTAATTTTTTTGAAAAAGCTGGGCAGAGCGTGATAGCTGTGCAAGTGAGCGATCAGAATGGTGCTAATCAAAAATTTGCTTTCGATATTGAACATGGAGTTATTGCTAACCAGCATAAATTTAACCGCGGATTTTTATTCTTTTTTGTAGGAGATCAAAAAGCTTTGGGTTTTTCTCAAGCTTATAAAAGGCCGGTATATGAGTTGCTTTTTGGAACCCCAGCCATTTGCGGAGATAACAATATTTCTCCATCAGAAAGCTGCGATGATGGAAATCGTATCGATGGCGATGGCTGCAGCAGTAAGTGCTTAAGAGAAAATGACAGTTTAATACAAAGGGCTGATACTCGCATGAGCGGATATATTATGAGCACGGGGCGTATTGGGAATACGATTCAGCTCATGTTGCCGGCTTTACTGCTCTCGCTTCTGATAGCAATTCCTTTGGGTGTGTTGAGCGCGTATCGTCAATATTCAAGACTTGATTACGTCGTTAATTTTTTGGCGTTTGTGGGTATTTCTCTGCCTGTTTTTTGGTTTGGTATCATGATGATTTACCTTTTTGCTGAAAATTGGCAGCTTTTTCCTGCAGGAGGGGTGCAGACACCGGGCATCTATGGACTCAATACTTTTGAAATTATTGGCGACCGTCTCAAATATGCTGTTCTTCCCACCATGGTGCTTTCAATTTTTTATGTGGGACGATGGCTACGTTATATGAGAGCAAGCATGCTTGAAGTTTTGCCCAAAGATTATATTCGGACTGCGCGAGCAAAGGGCTTGAGTGAAGCGAAAGTGATTTTAAAACATGCTTTTCGCAATGCCTTGATTCCAGTGGTAACTGTTCTTGCATTGTCGCTTCCCTCTTTATTTGGGGGAGCAGTTTTGACTGAGACGGTATTTTCATGGCCAGGAGTTGGGCGAATGCAATACGATGCCGTGTTAAATAGCGATTATTATGTGGCCATTGTAGTGTTTCTGATCTCTGCTGTTTTGGTAATGGTGGGGAACCTCTTGGCAGATGCTCTGTACGTTTTAGTTGATCCACGTATACGCAAACAATAG
- a CDS encoding ABC transporter permease produces MTALIADKPLESFASLIWRRFKKHRLALYSLIVLIFLLLLSLCATLIENYLGVSHIDAILVDTNLSPSYPHLLGTNELGQDVFTRLIFGGRISLSVGLLAAITSAITGAFIGLLAGYYGGRIDTLLMRFTDAMLSVPVLPLMIVFAALDLEVLLHVKSSPSGLFSIALIIFSLVLLYRFLADSYSKKKQKNYFPKMMRDSLVLAVVMTSAYWLFFHAVPWGSISKGNFSSVIKLILIIVFFGWMTVARLARASAMQLKNMEFVMAAQALGASHFRIMFHHILPNSLAPIIVATTLAVGENILYEASLSFLGLGIQPPVSSWGNMLNNAVDYIKTSPSLAFWPGFFILVTVACFNFLGDGMRDALDPHQVMKSAKGK; encoded by the coding sequence ATGACAGCTCTTATTGCCGACAAACCTTTAGAAAGTTTTGCCAGTCTGATTTGGCGTCGCTTCAAAAAACACCGACTTGCACTTTACTCATTGATCGTCTTAATTTTTTTGCTGCTGCTTTCTTTGTGTGCCACGCTCATTGAAAACTATTTGGGCGTATCTCACATAGATGCGATCCTTGTTGATACTAACCTCAGCCCTTCTTATCCTCATTTACTCGGTACCAATGAGTTAGGGCAGGATGTGTTCACGAGGCTTATTTTTGGGGGAAGAATTTCCCTGAGCGTTGGCCTCTTGGCGGCCATTACCTCGGCGATAACAGGTGCATTTATTGGTTTATTGGCCGGTTATTATGGCGGACGTATTGATACACTTTTGATGCGTTTTACCGATGCAATGTTATCGGTTCCTGTATTGCCTTTGATGATAGTTTTTGCGGCTTTGGATTTAGAAGTGCTTTTGCACGTTAAAAGTTCTCCATCAGGCTTATTTTCTATCGCGCTCATTATTTTTAGTCTTGTGCTGCTTTATAGATTTTTGGCTGACTCATACAGCAAAAAAAAGCAAAAAAATTATTTTCCTAAAATGATGCGCGATAGTCTTGTTCTTGCCGTGGTCATGACTTCAGCCTATTGGCTTTTCTTTCATGCCGTACCTTGGGGAAGTATCAGCAAAGGAAATTTTTCCTCAGTTATCAAGTTGATACTTATTATAGTTTTTTTTGGATGGATGACTGTTGCCCGTCTTGCACGAGCGAGCGCTATGCAGCTGAAAAATATGGAATTTGTGATGGCTGCACAAGCCTTAGGGGCTTCTCATTTTCGCATTATGTTTCATCATATTTTGCCAAACTCTCTTGCACCAATCATTGTGGCAACCACTCTGGCGGTGGGTGAAAATATTTTGTATGAAGCTTCTTTAAGTTTTTTGGGCTTAGGTATCCAGCCCCCGGTTTCATCTTGGGGCAACATGCTCAATAATGCTGTGGATTACATAAAAACATCGCCAAGTCTGGCTTTTTGGCCTGGATTTTTTATTTTAGTTACGGTTGCTTGCTTTAATTTTTTGGGTGATGGCATGCGGGATGCTTTAGATCCTCATCAGGTAATGAAAAGTGCAAAAGGAAAATAA
- a CDS encoding YicC family protein has translation MQKENNRVEKRTWSLVSMTGVGHARLSRPDFNLELVVKSVNSKGLDLKVRLERELQFLETEIMQIMSKSLCRGRIELSLKLESFETSHQVSFDNQAAGEMLEKLLNFSKENPLVKGDVSIGDFLKTQHLWNVQSSSIDEKELREAALEGLNDALGDLQKTRRQEGILLAKPLKKSIDFCRDIVNSISEGSQELIKERFCNFKQRVKEVFAAFKIDKDRLYQECALLVERSDFKEETDRLAAHIEHFSKICQEQGLKGRKLDFLCQEMLRESNTLLTKAHEHEIMAKAIDLKAEFERIREQVQNIE, from the coding sequence GTGCAAAAGGAAAATAATCGCGTTGAAAAACGCACATGGAGCCTCGTCAGTATGACGGGGGTCGGTCATGCGAGACTCAGTCGTCCGGATTTTAATTTAGAATTGGTGGTAAAGTCGGTAAATAGTAAGGGACTTGATCTAAAAGTCAGGCTTGAACGAGAATTACAATTTCTTGAAACCGAAATCATGCAAATAATGTCCAAGTCTCTTTGCCGAGGTCGAATAGAACTTTCATTAAAATTAGAATCTTTTGAAACTTCTCATCAGGTAAGTTTTGATAATCAAGCGGCAGGCGAAATGCTTGAAAAACTTCTGAACTTTAGCAAGGAAAATCCCCTTGTTAAAGGTGATGTAAGCATTGGCGATTTTTTAAAAACCCAGCATCTATGGAATGTTCAAAGCAGTAGTATTGATGAAAAAGAACTGAGGGAAGCTGCTTTAGAAGGACTAAATGATGCTTTAGGAGACCTTCAAAAGACTCGTCGTCAAGAAGGAATTTTGTTGGCTAAGCCCTTAAAAAAATCGATTGATTTTTGTCGGGATATTGTCAACTCAATTAGTGAAGGAAGTCAGGAACTTATTAAAGAGCGTTTTTGTAATTTTAAGCAAAGAGTGAAAGAAGTATTTGCTGCTTTTAAAATCGATAAGGACCGTCTTTATCAAGAATGCGCACTTTTAGTGGAGCGTTCAGATTTTAAAGAAGAAACTGATAGACTGGCTGCACATATTGAACATTTTTCAAAAATCTGTCAGGAGCAAGGCCTCAAAGGTCGCAAGCTTGATTTTCTGTGTCAAGAAATGTTGAGAGAGAGCAATACCTTGCTCACCAAAGCTCATGAGCATGAAATCATGGCCAAGGCGATCGATCTAAAAGCAGAATTTGAACGTATTCGAGAGCAAGTCCAAAATATTGAGTAA
- the gmk gene encoding guanylate kinase has protein sequence MARKGFPIVLSAPSGTGKTTLAHLLNNSMDKLALSVSYTTRPIRGSEQEGVNYHFIDNHSFKQMIDKDEFLEWACVHGNYYGSGAQWTAESLESGKDVLFDIDVQGGLQIKAHYPDAVTIFITPPSFEELEKRLLSRGTESHEHILKRLASARDEIKIGLEKYDYVINNEKLDRALFDLTSIIRTHHIMRIDRQKIENRLFQ, from the coding sequence ATGGCACGCAAGGGATTTCCAATTGTATTAAGCGCTCCAAGTGGTACAGGCAAAACCACTTTGGCGCATTTGCTCAATAACAGTATGGACAAATTGGCGCTGAGTGTGAGTTATACCACCCGTCCTATTCGCGGGAGCGAGCAAGAGGGAGTGAATTATCACTTCATCGATAATCATAGTTTTAAGCAGATGATCGACAAGGATGAGTTTTTAGAGTGGGCATGCGTGCATGGAAATTATTATGGATCAGGTGCCCAATGGACAGCTGAAAGTTTAGAGAGCGGCAAAGACGTTTTGTTTGATATTGACGTTCAAGGTGGTTTGCAGATCAAAGCTCATTACCCCGATGCGGTAACAATTTTTATTACACCACCATCGTTCGAAGAATTAGAAAAGCGTCTTTTGAGTCGTGGAACTGAATCGCATGAACATATTCTCAAGCGTCTTGCCTCTGCAAGGGATGAAATTAAAATTGGGCTTGAAAAATACGATTATGTTATCAATAACGAAAAACTGGACAGAGCTTTGTTTGATTTAACTTCTATTATTCGAACGCATCATATAATGCGCATTGACCGGCAAAAAATTGAAAACCGTTTGTTTCAGTAA
- a CDS encoding leucine-rich repeat domain-containing protein: protein MNFLKNVFKFLCLTALFVSMQLQANISLLAFKGVFAHFKPGYELYAPNIGAAALNNGTIDAIRFYNVQPGPKDAQERRLYIHDKALKNDPFAELAILLFPSPAGQLTAMTSHSQSIGAQLSVKDIAALLNFCARVRSTINSFEMRNGQKFYFMGGNEFGSNFAKVIKRLQSAEQNQVHIDYYKNLLTNNQQFNRFLPRLKELLCLLCKCIELEERDDRRTLYDTHPENYRNFAKYNEAMFYSKYTSEMLVNAFFCLKFGSENIQELISNLDDQIVDHQVMFENGLLDQLDLKIAADKKTEDITLDDLWVIQNRNLLESVTPYERKSIPVNNGLASAYDRTNKQLLTDKKYADCTETIIRHLCNLALYNKQTKHWKLDHVQQIKNRLMLQNFNNFYRIQKPEQANSGEQAIRDAWSKVMNNLNANIRYNKKFLQVGPTHNNDNEVDSGLVNIMRVLKTVFEIELKPEPMHQNDQQYVHAVVQWIEQGLKTFFQTLAPEKQNVSVRIIKVETYTAKDGRKDCFGKIEGKVDGDFKFVINISPSHAQFDSITTLAPEISNINPKKVSSATQYHYQKLQHSGEQILLFDAATKNSISTPLLKLFSENVTDSNAIIVMLKQLHQLLESNIITPARAALILRSALQRFLWQDEHMSRNIQPVLKNLYRLNNKNIQEVLAEEVKTIAGDELLSDCFNLELDHCNLDNLLIFFKNINTINLSNSGIKKLRISGDTCPHLRELDLSDTTKLESLELSGSFNALQIIDLAGSEIKTPKISGDSCPQLKELDLIMTKNLESLELSGSFNALEIIDLYGSEIKTLKISGDTCPQLKELYLSITKKLDFFELSGAFNALEKIDLDGSKINSLTLDRNLFPVLKTQYKHQVIN, encoded by the coding sequence ATGAATTTTTTAAAAAACGTATTCAAATTTTTATGCTTAACAGCACTGTTTGTAAGCATGCAGCTGCAAGCAAATATTTCACTCTTGGCTTTCAAAGGCGTTTTCGCTCACTTTAAGCCAGGGTATGAGCTATATGCACCAAATATTGGTGCTGCAGCCCTCAATAACGGCACCATTGATGCAATCCGTTTTTACAACGTGCAGCCAGGACCAAAGGATGCTCAAGAGCGTCGTCTATATATTCATGATAAAGCCCTTAAAAACGATCCATTTGCGGAACTAGCTATCTTGTTGTTTCCGTCGCCTGCTGGCCAGTTGACCGCTATGACTAGTCACAGTCAAAGTATTGGTGCTCAGTTAAGCGTTAAAGATATTGCTGCACTCTTAAACTTTTGCGCTCGCGTGCGATCAACCATCAACTCTTTTGAAATGAGAAACGGGCAAAAGTTTTACTTTATGGGGGGGAATGAATTTGGAAGTAACTTTGCAAAAGTTATTAAGCGGCTTCAATCCGCCGAGCAAAACCAAGTACATATCGATTACTATAAAAATCTCTTGACCAACAATCAACAATTCAACCGCTTTCTGCCTCGACTAAAAGAACTGCTGTGCTTGCTATGCAAATGCATTGAACTTGAAGAGCGCGATGACCGTAGAACTCTTTATGATACTCACCCAGAAAATTACAGAAATTTTGCAAAATATAACGAGGCCATGTTTTACTCCAAATACACGTCGGAAATGCTTGTAAACGCCTTCTTTTGCCTAAAATTTGGCTCGGAAAATATTCAAGAACTGATTAGTAATTTGGATGATCAGATTGTTGACCACCAAGTCATGTTTGAAAATGGTCTGCTCGATCAGTTAGATCTAAAAATTGCTGCTGATAAAAAAACTGAAGATATAACCCTTGATGACCTCTGGGTAATTCAAAACCGTAATTTGCTTGAGAGCGTCACTCCCTATGAACGCAAGTCTATCCCAGTTAACAATGGCCTTGCTAGCGCTTATGATCGAACAAACAAACAGTTACTCACAGACAAGAAATATGCTGACTGTACTGAAACAATCATTCGTCACTTGTGCAATTTAGCTTTGTATAACAAGCAGACCAAACATTGGAAGCTTGACCATGTACAACAAATTAAAAATCGACTAATGCTTCAAAACTTCAATAATTTTTATAGGATTCAAAAACCCGAACAAGCGAATTCTGGTGAACAAGCAATACGCGATGCTTGGAGTAAGGTTATGAACAATCTGAATGCCAACATTCGCTATAACAAAAAGTTTTTGCAAGTTGGCCCAACTCATAACAATGACAATGAAGTTGACAGCGGTCTTGTTAACATCATGCGCGTACTCAAAACTGTTTTTGAAATTGAACTTAAGCCAGAGCCAATGCATCAAAACGATCAACAATACGTTCATGCAGTAGTGCAGTGGATTGAACAAGGTCTTAAAACCTTTTTCCAAACGCTTGCTCCTGAGAAACAAAATGTAAGCGTTCGGATTATTAAGGTTGAAACCTACACAGCAAAGGATGGTCGAAAAGATTGTTTTGGGAAAATTGAAGGAAAAGTTGATGGAGATTTTAAGTTTGTTATAAATATTAGTCCTAGCCACGCGCAATTCGATTCAATCACCACGCTTGCGCCTGAAATAAGTAATATAAACCCAAAAAAAGTCTCTTCGGCTACCCAGTACCATTATCAAAAACTGCAACACTCTGGCGAACAGATTTTACTATTTGATGCTGCAACAAAAAATTCTATTTCAACACCATTGCTCAAGCTGTTTTCAGAAAATGTTACTGATAGCAATGCAATTATCGTCATGCTTAAACAATTGCATCAACTGCTTGAAAGCAATATCATTACCCCTGCTCGTGCGGCCTTGATTTTGCGCAGTGCTCTACAGCGCTTTTTGTGGCAAGATGAACACATGAGTAGAAATATTCAACCTGTTTTAAAAAATCTCTACAGACTAAACAATAAAAATATTCAGGAAGTCCTAGCTGAAGAGGTTAAAACAATTGCTGGTGATGAGTTGCTGAGCGATTGTTTCAATCTTGAATTGGATCACTGTAACTTGGATAATTTACTCATTTTTTTTAAAAATATTAACACAATTAATCTTTCTAACTCAGGAATCAAAAAACTACGTATCTCTGGTGATACCTGTCCTCATCTAAGAGAACTAGACCTGAGTGACACAACAAAGCTTGAATCTCTTGAGCTCTCAGGATCTTTTAATGCACTTCAAATAATTGACCTTGCTGGCTCCGAAATCAAAACGCCAAAAATCTCCGGCGATAGCTGCCCTCAGCTAAAGGAACTGGACCTGATTATGACAAAAAACCTTGAATCTCTTGAACTCTCAGGATCTTTCAATGCACTTGAAATAATTGACCTCTATGGCTCCGAAATCAAAACCCTAAAAATCTCTGGCGACACCTGCCCTCAACTAAAAGAACTCTACCTGAGCATTACCAAAAAGCTTGATTTTTTTGAGCTCTCAGGGGCTTTTAATGCACTTGAAAAAATTGACCTTGATGGTTCAAAAATCAACTCTCTCACTCTTGATAGAAATTTATTTCCAGTACTCAAAACGCAATACAAGCATCAGGTTATTAACTAA
- a CDS encoding protein kinase family protein, giving the protein MKIFNKFRYMLYGMIVFCQIYILNACSDNASHLKDKVTTYHFEQDKTSKSKLRQSDTSTSDKPRDFDEDIVLDNSYLKITKKRGEKDYRYQIKQPSTKPVVVLLNGTVEEKNELAIISYQGIQGVEYVLLPQSHWFSQQFLNNPFKDIEKLSLTRPSINGFSLEFITGQNSMSLWRRGKEVNKLSPKVVQPAELEQIFPGYNKKLLGEGGESKVYQISYKGKEYALKEKALEVWDLERLQFSNAVVKTFASFSMNGETHLLMEKGIKDLKSMNESKEKLSKDQLLDAVKKFTQLISIQKSLGISNKDIKDRNIILDQDNKLKIIDISSTFTRGYHGTNGQLFARVLLENIIGRSLAGGYVSLDRYFQFSDPKYREGNIASEYLLSFWYPMVCKEEKVSVHDERCNNVASFAQMFLLFSPAQLKAIGLKNNEHFIGNDISGTNDEGLAAPYKTGLPYPNLSDDHSVNWQAFFNKKSEIGKTYCSEAIANSRSPHMPGAAYYSKYERYCKENPAKSGDYNFVLNFAGAHDKNFKEWILDAYSPYLMRETFEFLARKYPISLVYPSILRHELDINEPNGIGKALWDLYHYKP; this is encoded by the coding sequence ATGAAAATATTTAATAAATTTCGTTATATGTTATATGGGATGATAGTTTTTTGCCAGATATATATTTTAAATGCGTGTAGCGATAATGCATCTCATCTAAAGGATAAAGTCACTACCTATCACTTCGAGCAGGACAAAACGAGTAAATCAAAATTACGCCAAAGCGACACAAGCACATCTGATAAACCACGAGATTTTGATGAAGATATTGTGCTGGATAACAGCTATCTTAAGATTACTAAGAAAAGAGGGGAAAAGGATTATCGCTACCAGATAAAGCAGCCCAGCACAAAGCCAGTCGTCGTTTTGCTTAATGGCACTGTCGAAGAAAAAAATGAGCTTGCCATTATTAGTTATCAAGGTATTCAAGGTGTCGAATATGTATTGCTGCCACAATCCCATTGGTTTTCACAGCAATTTCTTAATAACCCATTCAAAGATATTGAAAAATTGAGTTTGACTCGCCCTTCTATTAATGGTTTTTCACTTGAGTTTATAACGGGCCAAAACTCTATGTCTCTGTGGCGAAGAGGGAAAGAAGTAAACAAACTATCGCCTAAGGTGGTGCAGCCTGCTGAGCTCGAACAAATTTTTCCTGGCTATAATAAAAAATTATTGGGAGAGGGAGGAGAGTCTAAGGTCTATCAGATTTCTTATAAGGGCAAAGAGTATGCCTTAAAGGAAAAAGCTTTAGAAGTTTGGGACCTTGAGCGTTTACAGTTTAGCAATGCTGTAGTTAAGACTTTTGCTTCTTTTTCTATGAACGGAGAAACACATCTCTTGATGGAGAAAGGAATAAAAGATCTTAAGAGCATGAATGAAAGTAAGGAGAAGCTTTCCAAAGATCAGCTCCTTGATGCTGTAAAGAAATTCACTCAGCTGATTAGCATTCAAAAAAGTTTAGGTATAAGCAATAAGGATATAAAAGATCGAAATATAATTCTTGATCAAGATAATAAACTTAAAATAATTGATATATCTTCAACATTTACGCGAGGCTATCATGGCACTAACGGTCAACTTTTTGCGCGCGTTTTGCTGGAAAATATTATAGGAAGAAGTTTGGCTGGAGGTTATGTATCGCTTGATCGCTACTTTCAGTTTAGTGACCCAAAGTATCGAGAAGGTAATATTGCATCAGAATACTTATTGAGCTTTTGGTATCCTATGGTGTGTAAGGAAGAAAAAGTATCTGTACACGATGAGCGGTGCAACAACGTAGCGTCTTTCGCTCAAATGTTTCTTTTATTTTCGCCTGCTCAATTAAAAGCGATAGGCCTTAAAAATAACGAGCACTTCATCGGAAATGATATTTCCGGTACAAACGATGAGGGGTTGGCTGCTCCTTATAAAACTGGATTGCCGTATCCAAATCTCAGTGACGATCATAGTGTGAATTGGCAAGCTTTTTTTAATAAAAAAAGTGAGATAGGAAAAACATATTGCTCTGAGGCAATTGCAAACTCGCGGAGCCCACACATGCCTGGAGCGGCTTATTACTCAAAGTATGAAAGATACTGCAAAGAAAACCCTGCTAAATCAGGAGATTATAACTTCGTGCTTAACTTTGCTGGTGCTCATGACAAAAATTTTAAAGAATGGATTTTAGATGCTTATTCGCCCTACCTTATGAGAGAAACTTTTGAATTTTTAGCAAGAAAATACCCTATTAGTCTAGTTTACCCTTCAATACTTAGACACGAACTTGATATTAATGAGCCAAATGGTATTGGAAAGGCATTGTGGGATCTTTATCATTACAAGCCCTAA